A part of ANME-2 cluster archaeon genomic DNA contains:
- a CDS encoding formylmethanofuran dehydrogenase: MDEIIQQIRDPELLSQIGKVVPFHGYLSTGAFIGVQMFNIAKKVLDLEDGERIFVTCETYNCLPDPFQVLGGATIGNKGLKIADSGKMAVVVNRHAPVGVTSVRGIRIYLDPDRTKKYPKLHAWYLNTAKVSHKEAIHDLMKSGDDAYTYEMVDVEVPIKPNKCIKMCGGCREYFVKYGEEVLCSTCTA; the protein is encoded by the coding sequence ATGGACGAAATTATCCAGCAAATCCGGGACCCTGAACTGCTTTCACAGATCGGGAAGGTGGTTCCGTTCCACGGATACCTGAGTACCGGGGCATTCATAGGTGTCCAGATGTTCAACATTGCAAAAAAGGTACTTGACCTAGAGGATGGAGAGCGCATATTTGTGACATGTGAGACATACAACTGCCTTCCGGATCCTTTCCAGGTACTCGGGGGTGCTACCATCGGAAACAAGGGCTTAAAGATTGCAGACTCCGGGAAGATGGCAGTTGTGGTAAACAGGCATGCTCCGGTGGGTGTGACATCAGTGCGTGGGATCAGGATATACCTGGATCCGGATAGGACAAAAAAATATCCAAAATTACACGCATGGTACCTGAATACTGCGAAGGTCTCCCATAAAGAGGCCATCCATGATCTCATGAAATCCGGAGATGATGCGTATACTTACGAAATGGTCGATGTTGAAGTTCCTATAAAACCAAACAAGTGCATAAAAATGTGTGGGGGGTGCAGGGAATATTTTGTCAAGTATGGAGAAGAAGTTCTCTGCAGTACATGCACAGCATAA